The sequence aaaagggcattaaaattgattattgaattaaaaGGCCAACTTTCGTAAACTTGATACTGTTTAAATTAGGACAGCCGTTACAAGACGTGGAATTTCACGTTTCTTGTAAGGCTAATAACAAGTTTAAACCCTAATTACAAAGCACGTGAAATTTCATGTCTTGCAGTGCATGAAATTCGCGTTTTGCGATGGATGCCCTACTTTAAACGGTGTTAAAATACAATTAGAAAAATGGCTAATGGAGGCTGTCTTACAAGTGCCTTGCGGTGGCTGCCCtaatttaaattctaattttaacGGTGTTAAATTACAATTAGAAAATGGCTAATGGCCGTTGAGCGTTACAAACACATGAAATTCCTCGCCTTGCGGCAACTGTCCTAATTAAAACcataaattaaacaatattaaattcacaattagaaaattatccttttaactcaatagtaaattttattatccttttaaaatttttgacaaattttcttacctttttaattttctactcAAGACAATCTCTTAAGAAGAGAAGAAAACGTactattgtatatatatatatataattaggtCGATGGAGCCGAAAAGGTATAACTTTAAGGAGGGTGGTAAATTAAAGAGAATTACCACAGTAAAATCAAAACGGTTACTTACAATAAAACGCCTATATATAGTCTCCCTCCCCTCACTCACTCACTCACTTGTGCTTAGTAACAAAAACTCAACCGTTTTCTCTCTCCGTTAGTGTTTGCTTTCTTTCTCGATTCACCGACCCACTGACCGACTATGTCTTCTCCAAAGAAGATCTTGTTGAAGAGCAACGATGGCGAGGTTTTCGAGGTGGAGGAAGCGGTTGCTTTGGAATCTCAGACCATCAAGTTTTTGATCGAGGACGATTGCGCCGGCTCACACATCCCTATTTCCAATGTTTCTGGCAACATTTTGGCAAAGGTTCTCGAGTACCTTAAGCGCCATGTGGAAGAGGAATCCACATCTAAGACAGAGGGCGCCGACGCTGATGTTGCTTTGAAGGTCTTTGATGCTGAATTTGTCAAAGTTGATCAGAAAACTCTCTTTGACCTGATTCTGGTATGGTTTGATTTTTACTCTTTTCgttgttaattttttatgattttgtttgttCTGATTTCTACTGTTTGCCTTGTTTTTTGCTATAAACTTCATCTGAAGTTATATGCTCTGTTTTACGATTTCTGCTTCTgttaattttattgtttgtgTATTCGGTTTAATTGTTTATGCTGCTTGTTGATTTTCCTGTTTTTCTGGTTTTTTAGGGTGTATCCGTAGTTGCATCTTTATGCGAtgcttaataaaaataatctgtGTATGTGTATGCAGTTGCATTGTTAAGCCCTTTGTTGTActcatttgatttatttatccTAATTGTTTAGGGTTCATACGCATACTATAGTGCATCTATTAGGCAGTTTACAAATATAGGGTGATAACGTGTAGAGTCTGTAGTTTTGAAAATTCTGGCTGAACGTTGGATATGTTGTACACTTTTGATCTGGCACTTAAATTGCAAAGTCCCAAACTGTATGACCCCAATTCAGATTTAATATTGACATACTATTCTCATAGAAGTATCTTCTACCCGCCCCAGTTCTCTCTCTGTGTGTTCATGTTTCAAAAGTTACATCAATTTTTAGGCATTAGGGGGGCTTCAACATGCTTCTAATTTCTTTTACAATGTAGATTTTGTTCCTTTGTTCATTCTGTAGTTTTGGAAATTCCAACCCCTATAAGTGGCTGATCATTGTATGTGTTATACTGTTCAATTccttattataattattattattagaatttGGAAGTGAATTTGAAAATTGATCTCTCAACATCTATAGTTTAATATTTGCTACCCTGTCATTATCACtaatagatcatgtgagaatagGAATAGTCTCTACCCACCCCAGGtgtgttcatgttcatgttgtgTGTATAAAAACAATGCGAGGATAGCAATTGGTCGCTTGAACCCATTGTTTATATGCTTCGTTTCTTCACTTTGTAATGCTATGCTTTAATTATAATGCACACTGTTTTGCGACATTTCAGGCTGCAAACTATCTGAACATCAAGAGTCTGCTTGATCTGACCTGCCAGACTGTGGCTGACATGATCAAAGGTAAGACCCCAGAGGCGATTCGCAAGACCTTCAACATAAAGAATGACTTCACTCCAGAGGAAGAGGAGGAGGTTAGGAGGGAGAATGCATGGGCATTTGAATGAAGCTCTGCCAATGTTTTCATATTCTGGTGCTGGAATTGTAGTAGATTTCTATCAAGTGTTATgtttgttgttttcttaatgTTTTGTTGTTGAAACCTTTAGATATTACTTTCTTGTTCACAACTTTTGCTTTGCAACTTGAAGTCGTTATGCAACGAAGATTTGATAATTTCTTTTTGCTGTgcgtatatttatttattatccattttgcaatttttttctcatgtcaaaatttaattgtatatcaaaatttatatagaCTTAGAATGCTTAAAATGCACCTATTATTTCTATCttaataaatagaatatatttttgAGTTCCTACTGAAAGtatttcaattattatatttggaAGAGGATATCTACAGTCCAAGTTTTTCACATTAAACATTCCAT comes from Solanum pennellii chromosome 1, SPENNV200 and encodes:
- the LOC107004142 gene encoding SKP1-like protein 1B translates to MSSPKKILLKSNDGEVFEVEEAVALESQTIKFLIEDDCAGSHIPISNVSGNILAKVLEYLKRHVEEESTSKTEGADADVALKVFDAEFVKVDQKTLFDLILAANYLNIKSLLDLTCQTVADMIKGKTPEAIRKTFNIKNDFTPEEEEEVRRENAWAFE